From one uncultured Paludibacter sp. genomic stretch:
- a CDS encoding 3'-5' exonuclease, PolB (fragment), which yields MDYWKFGDYKSYTSLKLLTAVFGIPTPKDDIDGSQVANVYYKEKNLERISTYCQKDVVATAQVWLKMNGLNTINPENIQYI from the coding sequence TTGGATTATTGGAAATTCGGAGATTATAAAAGTTACACTTCGCTCAAACTGTTGACGGCTGTTTTTGGCATTCCCACTCCAAAAGACGATATTGATGGAAGTCAGGTNGCAAACGTATATTATAAAGAGAAAAATTTGGAACGGATTTCAACTTATTGCCAAAAAGATGTAGTTGCAACAGCGCAGGTTTGGCTTAAAATGAATGGATTAAACACTATAAATCCCGAAAATATACAATATATTTAA
- a CDS encoding conserved hypothetical protein (Evidence 4 : Unknown function but conserved in other organisms) has translation MNSNPLTPEQSKELLTVLKNRFEKNKQRHKEINWAEVQAKLEANAEKLQLLNEMEKTGGEPDVVNYDVQTEEYIFYDCSAETPKGRRSLCYDREALKSRKEFTPENCAMDMAAAMGIEILTEEQYRELQKLGNFDIKTSSWLKTPSEIRKLGGAIFGDFRYGNVFVYHNGASSYYAVRGFRGCLKV, from the coding sequence ATGAACTCCAACCCACTTACACCCGAACAAAGCAAAGAACTGCTTACTGTGCTTAAAAATCGCTTTGAGAAAAACAAACAACGCCATAAAGAGATAAATTGGGCTGAAGTTCAAGCAAAGTTGGAAGCAAACGCCGAAAAACTCCAATTGCTGAATGAAATGGAGAAAACCGGAGGTGAACCCGATGTAGTAAATTATGACGTACAAACAGAAGAATATATTTTTTACGATTGCTCTGCCGAAACTCCCAAAGGACGCAGAAGTTTATGTTACGACCGCGAAGCGTTGAAATCGAGAAAAGAATTCACTCCCGAAAATTGCGCTATGGATATGGCGGCAGCAATGGGAATAGAAATACTGACCGAAGAACAATATCGCGAACTACAAAAACTCGGAAATTTTGATATTAAAACCTCCAGTTGGTTGAAAACACCTTCCGAAATAAGAAAATTGGGCGGCGCTATTTTCGGCGATTTCCGTTATGGGAATGTTTTTGTATATCACAACGGCGCATCCTCTTACTACGCTGTGCGAGGTTTTCGCGGCTGCCTTAAAGTTTGA
- a CDS encoding Lytic transglycosylase catalytic — protein sequence MQKNFFLSFLLFVFLISGCKNTPLPDKKEXSYPSDSLPKDTLRVVTQYGATSYFIYRDEIMGYDYEMIKNFADYLHLPLKITIAKTDAEMFEQLRENKADIAAYNTFETKELKKEFNFVFPQQESYLVIVQHINRRAVSDPSELKGKEVWVKENTIHYQRLKSLNDEIGGGIIIKLADDSLSTDDLMXLVSDKKIQYTFAYRHKALLQXKFDNSLDCRIPVGFNQKNGWLIRKSGKLLHDTIQSWLKKDATVRLADRLFSKYWDRNPYFSYKKLHIPKGAISPYDEFFKKHASRIGWDWRLLAAVAYAESEFDNNAVSWAGARGIMQLMPQTAREFGLDDTTXSNPESNIAAGVEYIKSLDMIXRRIXXKDERIKFVLASYNSGAAHVIDAMEXAXKYGKKRYXWFDXVEYYLSQLNKPEFYNDPVCKYGRFGPKETLRYVPFVLDTYEXYLSKTXK from the coding sequence ATGCAAAAGAATTTTTTTTTATCATTTCTCCTCTTCGTATTCTTAATTTCGGGATGCAAAAACACACCTCTCCCCGATAAAAAAGAAAANTCCTATCCTTCTGATTCTTTACCCAAAGACACACTTCGTGTTGTAACACAATATGGAGCTACTTCTTATTTTATTTACAGAGATGAAATAATGGGTTACGACTATGAAATGATAAAAAATTTTGCCGATTATCTTCATCTCCCTTTAAAAATTACCATAGCTAAAACCGATGCCGAAATGTTTGAACAACTTCGGGAGAATAAAGCAGACATTGCCGCCTACAATACTTTTGAAACCAAAGAACTAAAGAAAGAGTTTAATTTCGTTTTTCCTCAGCAAGAATCGTATTTAGTTATTGTACAACATATTAACCGCCGCGCTGTTTCCGATCCTTCCGAACTCAAAGGAAAAGAAGTTTGGGTAAAAGAAAACACCATCCATTATCAACGTTTAAAATCGCTGAATGATGAAATTGGCGGCGGCATCATTATTAAATTAGCGGATGATTCACTAAGCACCGATGATTTGATGCANCTTGTAAGCGATAAAAAAATTCAGTACACCTTTGCTTACAGACACAAAGCATTGCTGCAAAANAAATTCGATAATAGTTTGGATTGTCGTATTCCTGTCGGTTTCAATCAAAAAAACGGTTGGTTAATACGTAAAAGCGGTAAATTATTGCACGATACCATTCAATCCTGGCTTAAAAAAGATGCTACTGTTCGTCTTGCCGACCGCCTTTTTAGTAAATATTGGGATAGAAATCCGTATTTCAGTTATAAAAAACTCCATATTCCTAAAGGAGCAATATCGCCTTACGATGAATTTTTCAAAAAACACGCATCCAGAATCGGTTGGGACTGGCGATTGCTGGCTGCGGTNGCTTATGCCGAATCGGAATTTGACAACAATGCNGTTTCGTGGGCGGGAGCAAGAGGCATTATGCAATTGATGCCGCAAACAGCGCGCGAGTTTGGATTGGACGACACCACTTTNAGTAATCCGGAAAGCAATATTGCCGCCGGNGTGGAATACATCAAAAGTTTAGATATGATTTANCGNCGTATTGANGANAAAGACGAGCGTATTAAATTTGTACTTGCCAGTTATAACTCAGGCGCCGCACACGTGATTGACGCGATGGAANTGGCTGANAAATACGGCAAAAAACGNTATATNTGGTTTGATAANGTTGAATATTATTTATCGCAACTCAACAAACCCGAATTTTATAATGACCCCGTTTGCAAATATGGCAGGTTTGGACCGAAAGAAACGCTGCGTTATGTTCCTTTTGTGCTGGATACGTATGAAAGNTATTTAAGTAAAACGAGNAAGTGA
- a CDS encoding exported hypothetical protein (Evidence 5 : Unknown function), whose product MKKLFLSLFICSISANMFSQMQFGLSAGTIHEMVDDLPFXGFGYYAGVTAIFPINKNWNFTPELRFLNIEHYQSAEMRKNHYLEIPLSVEYKTKMKRNNYFRLNFGGFWNLSLAGERIVYYNSYQTYENESNIFGVGVLCGAGFEINKFYVGLEPNFRYYDVYGTGVSINTRISYRF is encoded by the coding sequence ATGAAAAAATTATTTCTATCCCTTTTTATTTGCTCTATTTCAGCAAATATGTTTTCGCAAATGCAATTTGGTTTATCTGCCGGAACAATACACGAAATGGTTGACGACTTGCCATTTNATGGATTTGGTTATTATGCGGGTGTTACCGCCATTTTTCCTATTAACAAAAATTGGAATTTTACACCCGAATTAAGATTTTTAAATATTGAACATTATCAAAGTGCGGAAATGAGAAAAAATCATTACTTGGAAATACCTTTGAGTGTGGAATACAAAACCAAAATGAAAAGAAATAATTATTTTAGACTTAATTTTGGCGGGTTTTGGAACTTAAGTTTAGCCGGAGAAAGAATTGTATATTATAATTCATATCAAACATACGAAAACGAATCAAATATTTTCGGAGTGGGGGTTTTGTGCGGGGCAGGTTTTGAAATAAATAAATTTTATGTAGGTTTGGAACCCAATTTTAGATATTATGATGTTTATGGTACAGGAGTAAGTATTAACACAAGAATATCATATAGATTTTAA